The following coding sequences are from one Bifidobacterium sp. window:
- a CDS encoding homoserine dehydrogenase — MSENNNAPIRVALLGAGTVGSQTARLLVEQQEELANRIGRPMELVGVAVLDPAAVSDPWIDKSLLTTDAAELVTRADIVIELIGGIEPARTFLMKAIESGASVVTANKALLAKHGPELYQAAAERGVDIYFEAAVGGAIPIVRPLRESLVGDRVLSVMGIVNGTTNYILDEMTTKGLDFDEALQDAQRKGFAEADPTADIEGLDAAAKAAIMALLAFHTDVRIEDVPVEGITKITADDIAAATAEDKVIKLLAVVDQSQAGISARVYPALMSLEHPLASVHGSFNAVFVKAEAADDLMFYGRGAGGAPTASAVVGDVVTEARHIAQGSVGPAIPIYATLPKAPLDASKAAFAVRFLIHDKPGVLAAIAQAFSQHGISINGVNQDIKPTLHDPGYSGEIQQLRLVTHLCDEVTLREVVDEVSKLDAVTGDASILRVLD, encoded by the coding sequence TTGTCTGAGAACAACAATGCCCCTATCCGAGTCGCTTTGCTCGGAGCAGGAACCGTCGGCTCGCAGACCGCACGTCTACTCGTTGAGCAGCAAGAAGAGTTGGCAAATCGTATTGGTCGCCCTATGGAGCTCGTTGGTGTCGCCGTACTTGATCCTGCCGCTGTGAGCGACCCGTGGATTGACAAGTCACTCCTGACTACGGATGCAGCTGAGCTGGTTACACGAGCTGATATTGTCATTGAACTCATTGGCGGTATTGAACCGGCACGTACCTTCCTGATGAAGGCTATAGAATCGGGTGCCAGCGTGGTTACCGCGAATAAGGCTCTGCTTGCGAAGCATGGGCCTGAGCTGTATCAGGCAGCCGCTGAGCGCGGTGTGGATATCTACTTCGAGGCAGCAGTCGGAGGTGCTATCCCTATTGTGCGCCCTCTACGCGAATCCTTGGTGGGTGATCGTGTGCTGAGTGTTATGGGTATTGTCAACGGCACCACAAATTACATTCTTGATGAAATGACTACTAAAGGCCTTGATTTTGATGAGGCGTTACAAGATGCGCAGCGCAAGGGCTTTGCTGAAGCCGACCCTACTGCAGACATTGAAGGTCTTGATGCGGCAGCGAAAGCTGCAATTATGGCTTTGTTGGCTTTCCATACTGATGTGCGGATTGAGGATGTTCCGGTTGAGGGCATCACTAAGATCACAGCGGATGATATTGCGGCAGCAACTGCTGAAGATAAAGTTATTAAACTCCTCGCTGTTGTCGACCAATCTCAGGCGGGTATTTCTGCAAGGGTATATCCTGCTCTGATGTCTCTAGAACATCCTCTGGCCTCAGTTCATGGAAGCTTTAACGCGGTGTTCGTCAAAGCTGAGGCCGCTGATGACCTCATGTTTTATGGGCGAGGCGCAGGCGGTGCACCAACAGCCTCTGCAGTTGTCGGCGATGTAGTCACCGAAGCGCGCCATATAGCACAAGGTTCAGTAGGGCCGGCCATCCCTATTTATGCCACGTTGCCCAAAGCTCCTCTCGACGCTTCAAAAGCGGCGTTCGCTGTGCGCTTCCTAATCCACGACAAACCAGGAGTGCTTGCTGCTATAGCTCAGGCTTTCTCACAGCATGGGATTTCGATTAATGGAGTTAATCAGGACATTAAGCCAACTTTGCACGATCCGGGCTACAGCGGTGAGATTCAGCAGCTGCGTCTGGTAACTCATTTGTGTGACGAGGTGACATTGCGTGAAGTGGTTGATGAAGTCTCTAAGCTTGACGCGGTGACTGGTGATGCTTCAATACTTCGCGTTTTGGACTGA
- the thrB gene encoding homoserine kinase has translation MNMMQESIHVYVPATTANLGSGFDAVGLALDFHDTLSFTLGELGSDAVDVDIEGEGANTLPRDASHLVVKSFREAASDLGLPLRQLHLQARNRIPQARGMGSSAEAIVAGISAAYAFAHDGKIDRDYVFAAAAAVEGHPDNVAPAVYGGLTFSWKLDADSESFSGESSSSESHSGAVPSSGYHTVRYPVSTDICAYVFVPDFALSTQDARNALPSQVPYHDAVANVSRVGLLPAALCPAFYGDSQGQTAIQGSGLNRNQLLFCATQDALHQQYRSALMPESAQLLRILRSKGLAATISGAGPCVLVLHSTDIEDELRSLSSSQLESGHWRLLPLAIDLAGVQVEQSL, from the coding sequence ATGAACATGATGCAGGAGAGTATCCACGTCTATGTGCCTGCGACGACTGCCAATCTAGGCTCAGGCTTTGATGCGGTTGGACTCGCTTTGGATTTCCATGACACTCTAAGCTTTACGCTTGGCGAGTTAGGTAGCGACGCAGTTGATGTTGATATCGAGGGTGAGGGAGCAAACACTCTACCCAGAGATGCTTCACACCTTGTGGTGAAATCTTTCCGTGAGGCAGCCAGCGATCTGGGACTGCCACTACGCCAACTGCATCTTCAAGCACGAAATCGCATACCGCAGGCAAGAGGAATGGGTTCAAGTGCGGAGGCGATTGTAGCTGGAATCAGTGCTGCATATGCTTTCGCTCACGACGGCAAGATAGACAGAGACTATGTGTTTGCAGCTGCTGCTGCGGTTGAAGGTCATCCAGATAACGTTGCCCCCGCAGTATACGGAGGTCTCACTTTTTCGTGGAAGCTTGATGCCGACAGTGAATCGTTCAGTGGTGAATCGTCCAGCAGCGAATCACACAGTGGCGCTGTGCCATCATCTGGTTACCATACTGTGAGATATCCAGTTTCAACAGATATCTGCGCATATGTATTCGTACCAGATTTCGCTTTATCAACCCAAGACGCTCGCAACGCCTTACCAAGCCAAGTGCCATATCACGATGCAGTTGCAAACGTTTCTCGTGTTGGGCTACTTCCGGCTGCATTATGTCCTGCATTTTATGGTGATTCACAGGGGCAAACCGCTATACAAGGTAGTGGTTTGAACCGTAACCAATTGTTGTTCTGTGCCACGCAAGATGCTCTGCATCAGCAGTATAGAAGTGCTCTGATGCCTGAATCAGCACAGTTATTGAGAATCTTACGGAGTAAGGGGCTAGCCGCCACAATTTCTGGCGCTGGACCATGTGTGCTGGTGTTGCATAGCACCGACATTGAAGACGAGTTACGCTCGTTGAGCTCATCACAACTGGAATCAGGACATTGGAGACTTCTGCCTCTGGCAATAGACCTTGCTGGAGTGCAGGTAGAACAGTCACTATAG
- a CDS encoding Maf family nucleotide pyrophosphatase: MAMPLILASKSRPRRDLLYSAGICPTIRESHVDEPAALAQTAEERGIDPQSMPAEDRVATLARAKALAVAQSFAEVAQTAREAQGDLRISLPLQDGYGSIAKVTPIQDAINAHQGLTSATLGPLVIGCDSMFTLDGVVYGKPHSKENARERLRSMRKNTGTLWTGHCLIDVASGRELHAVSHAQVSFGDFSDQDIEDYIATKEPLEVAGSFTLEGFGSAFIDNIQGDPSGVIGLSIPTLRGLVESLGIHWTELWNLSREQKRGVNPDNPNAPSENVHQPGDGWVDCACGHRHWGLNGASGVLLARRDEHSGKITDILLQHRALWSAEGGTWGAPGGATADGESPLEGALRESFEEANIRPEDIQVVGSYREDHGPWGYATVFAFEKPGHQVNPQANDDESMSVQWVPISKIGEYKLISPLQRDWPEFEQRLHELEAQYPTHHA; this comes from the coding sequence ATGGCAATGCCGTTAATTCTGGCTTCAAAATCGAGGCCACGCAGGGATCTTTTGTACAGCGCAGGTATATGTCCGACCATACGTGAATCACATGTGGATGAACCTGCCGCTCTCGCCCAAACAGCTGAAGAACGTGGGATTGATCCTCAAAGTATGCCTGCTGAGGATCGTGTAGCGACATTAGCCCGAGCCAAGGCACTAGCCGTCGCACAGTCCTTCGCTGAAGTTGCTCAAACGGCGCGTGAAGCTCAAGGCGATTTGCGAATCTCACTACCACTCCAAGACGGTTATGGAAGTATCGCCAAAGTTACTCCTATCCAAGATGCTATTAATGCTCATCAAGGGTTGACCTCAGCGACTTTAGGTCCTTTGGTCATCGGTTGTGATTCGATGTTTACGCTTGACGGTGTGGTGTATGGCAAACCCCACAGCAAAGAGAATGCCCGAGAGCGCTTGCGCTCGATGCGTAAGAACACCGGCACTCTGTGGACTGGACACTGCCTGATCGATGTCGCATCCGGTCGTGAGCTACACGCCGTCAGCCACGCTCAAGTGAGCTTTGGCGACTTCAGCGATCAGGATATCGAGGACTATATTGCTACGAAGGAACCGCTGGAAGTAGCAGGATCATTCACCCTTGAAGGATTTGGCTCCGCATTCATTGACAATATCCAAGGTGACCCCAGTGGTGTTATAGGGCTGAGCATTCCTACATTGCGCGGTCTTGTGGAGTCCTTGGGCATTCACTGGACTGAATTATGGAATCTATCGCGTGAACAGAAGCGAGGAGTTAATCCGGATAATCCCAACGCACCCAGCGAAAACGTGCATCAGCCAGGCGATGGTTGGGTTGATTGTGCTTGTGGGCATCGTCATTGGGGTCTTAATGGAGCTTCAGGAGTTCTTCTGGCGAGGCGAGATGAGCACAGCGGCAAAATTACGGATATTTTGCTGCAGCACAGAGCGTTGTGGAGTGCTGAAGGTGGAACATGGGGTGCTCCTGGGGGAGCTACCGCAGATGGAGAGAGTCCTCTCGAAGGTGCATTGCGTGAAAGTTTTGAAGAGGCAAATATTCGCCCTGAAGATATACAAGTAGTCGGTTCTTACCGTGAGGATCATGGGCCTTGGGGATACGCCACCGTATTTGCATTTGAGAAGCCAGGCCATCAGGTGAATCCGCAGGCCAATGACGATGAGAGTATGTCGGTGCAATGGGTGCCAATAAGCAAGATAGGGGAATATAAGTTGATTTCTCCATTGCAGCGTGATTGGCCAGAGTTTGAGCAGCGTTTACACGAGCTTGAGGCTCAGTACCCTACCCACCACGCATAG
- a CDS encoding ABC transporter ATP-binding protein, with protein sequence MDYFQERNTQKLLSATPHQLALSHVSMTLGEGESLAVMGPSGSGKSTLLHVLAGIVKPTSGNVYFEGTDLGRLSESERTKLRRSQFGFVFQSGQLLPELPALENIALPVMLGGMEYKQAISMAFSWLDALGIGELAQRRPGEMSGGQMQRIAIARALCIRPSVVFADEPTGALDRKTGAGVMTILTQACKQNGASLIVVTHDPSVAAFCSRTITMSDGLLVNHHSADMHGTAQGREV encoded by the coding sequence ATGGATTACTTCCAGGAACGCAACACTCAGAAGTTGTTGTCAGCCACACCTCATCAACTGGCATTAAGCCACGTTTCGATGACCTTAGGTGAGGGCGAATCTTTGGCGGTGATGGGGCCCAGTGGATCGGGGAAATCCACTTTGCTGCATGTGCTGGCTGGAATAGTCAAACCGACTTCAGGAAATGTGTATTTCGAGGGCACTGATTTAGGTCGACTAAGTGAGAGCGAACGTACTAAGCTGCGTCGATCGCAATTCGGTTTTGTTTTTCAATCAGGACAGTTGCTGCCGGAACTACCTGCATTGGAAAACATCGCTTTGCCGGTAATGCTTGGAGGGATGGAATATAAGCAGGCGATCAGTATGGCGTTTTCTTGGCTTGATGCTTTGGGTATTGGAGAGTTAGCACAACGCAGACCTGGAGAAATGAGTGGTGGCCAAATGCAGCGTATCGCCATTGCGCGCGCACTATGCATCCGACCGAGTGTTGTTTTCGCAGATGAGCCAACAGGTGCGTTAGACCGCAAAACGGGTGCTGGTGTGATGACCATACTTACTCAAGCGTGTAAACAAAACGGTGCATCACTGATCGTAGTGACACATGATCCTAGTGTGGCGGCTTTTTGCAGCAGAACAATCACCATGAGCGACGGACTGCTGGTGAATCACCATAGTGCAGATATGCATGGCACAGCGCAGGGGCGTGAAGTATGA
- a CDS encoding ABC transporter permease has translation MSSVALWKLFHRGRNRNFSATSVLAVIAFAVASALFLTVLGGVHAFVWRASTSHRIVDAFSNQSAQGGEYFIYVVLSLFASMLLLIPFASLSASAARLAAARRDARLSALRLAGATSGQVSRLTALEAAGQALLGSVLGMVGYVALIPAIMLIPFQNSLFSFQELWVGPTILLIVAVAMTSLALISALSALMRVVVTPLGVSARVTPPALRKWRLLVFLGVMIGAVALMKTPLSKYFSQAVAIAIFFAVIALCFALINLIGPWVIAMRARMKVRRPRNVATLLAMRRILDNPKRAWRNVSGIALAVFISGITSICAYIGSSVQQASAQDAMLLKDIGTGGIVTLVFSAVLAAVSCGVMQAGNVYDQSEQYRMLMLEGADRQTMSSARRIEVMTPLRVVVAVSAGSSMVLMLPIFGSAMAQPWTLVAFLAGIILCFVLVGVGVAAANRVSASISLVGARSDD, from the coding sequence ATGAGTAGCGTCGCATTGTGGAAACTCTTTCATCGAGGCAGAAATCGCAACTTTAGCGCCACTTCAGTGCTGGCAGTGATCGCATTTGCAGTCGCTAGTGCATTATTTTTGACGGTTCTTGGGGGAGTCCATGCATTCGTTTGGAGAGCCTCGACCTCGCACAGGATTGTCGATGCTTTCTCTAATCAGTCAGCACAAGGCGGAGAATACTTCATCTATGTTGTGCTCTCTTTATTTGCCAGCATGCTGTTGCTCATACCTTTCGCTTCACTGTCAGCGTCAGCTGCACGACTCGCCGCCGCGCGCAGGGATGCACGTCTGTCTGCGTTACGGTTGGCAGGAGCAACATCTGGACAGGTTTCTCGACTGACTGCTCTTGAGGCAGCAGGGCAAGCTTTACTCGGATCAGTACTCGGTATGGTTGGGTACGTCGCATTAATTCCTGCCATAATGCTGATTCCATTTCAAAACAGTTTGTTCAGTTTTCAAGAACTGTGGGTAGGCCCTACGATATTGCTGATTGTTGCCGTGGCAATGACCAGTTTGGCCTTAATTTCTGCATTATCGGCATTGATGAGAGTGGTAGTGACACCCTTGGGAGTGAGCGCTCGCGTGACTCCACCAGCGTTACGAAAATGGCGTCTGCTGGTCTTCTTGGGAGTGATGATTGGCGCAGTTGCCTTGATGAAAACGCCATTGTCGAAATATTTCTCACAAGCGGTTGCTATCGCAATATTCTTCGCTGTGATTGCTCTGTGCTTCGCCTTAATTAATCTTATAGGACCATGGGTGATTGCGATGCGTGCAAGAATGAAAGTTCGACGGCCACGTAACGTAGCTACATTACTGGCAATGCGACGGATTTTGGATAATCCGAAACGTGCATGGAGAAATGTCTCAGGTATCGCACTCGCAGTATTTATATCGGGGATTACCTCAATCTGCGCGTATATAGGATCGTCAGTGCAGCAGGCCTCAGCGCAAGATGCGATGCTATTGAAAGACATCGGAACAGGTGGAATTGTCACTCTTGTCTTTTCTGCGGTATTAGCAGCTGTTTCGTGTGGAGTGATGCAGGCGGGGAACGTTTATGATCAGTCAGAGCAGTATCGGATGTTGATGTTGGAAGGTGCGGACAGACAGACTATGTCCTCGGCTCGCCGCATTGAGGTCATGACTCCGCTCAGAGTGGTAGTGGCAGTTTCTGCCGGTAGCAGCATGGTGCTGATGCTGCCTATTTTTGGCTCAGCTATGGCTCAACCTTGGACTCTTGTGGCGTTCTTGGCGGGCATTATTCTGTGCTTTGTATTGGTTGGTGTAGGTGTAGCGGCAGCTAACCGAGTCTCGGCAAGCATTTCTCTAGTGGGTGCCCGAAGCGACGATTAA